Proteins encoded together in one Planctomyces sp. SH-PL14 window:
- a CDS encoding neutral/alkaline non-lysosomal ceramidase N-terminal domain-containing protein encodes MSLIDGPAVTGRWPRCAVLASLIVAGWMSLVGLAAADEPTTVAGIAAADITPSYPVRLNGFLVRKSESTGVRQRIWAKALALGTDEERPVVLITTDSLGVSDEIVQEVAGRLKQKAGIDPARVSITATHTHSAPMLNGVAPNIFGEPIPDDAQARIDRYTTEFKNHLEGVALAALKDRQPARLSWGIGKASFAINRRARGGAGPVDHDVPMLAVHDPAGKLRGIYVNYACHCVTLSDPLISGDWAGYAMEHIERLHPGALALISVGCGADSNPSSGVTGSNADVASQQGVEIATAVDRLLAGPLRPIAGVPEVKTTRIDLDLAPVPTREEFVQTGMRMDPTGYFARVQVAKLDRGETLRTKISYPITTWAFGDDLAMVFLPGEVVAEYALRLKAELDGRRLWTNAYANAAPCYIPSERVLQQGGYEGGGAMIYYDQPNKFAPGLEDKIIGTVRNHLDAAFAPPVDPAKTQGSRAPAPEAALFALKTLPGLTVDLVAAEPFVTSPVAIDFGPDGRLWVCEMYDYPQGLDGNYQPGGRVRMLEDRDGDGHFDSSSVFLEGIPFPTGVTVWRKGVLVCAAPDILYAEDTNGDGKADEVRKLFSGFGTENFQARVNSLEYGLDGWVYGSCGLFGGEITNSFGKPPVRLGNRDFRMKPDTGELEPATGRTQQGRPRDDWGNWFGCDNSNFARHYPLADHDLRRNPHVAPPAAFVSLPADAEANRVHSATDKVQLFKLSGQGGRATAACGIGVYRDDLLGDAFRGDVFTCEPVSLVVHHLHLSPRGASFAGERPATEQGREFLASTNNWFRPVQARTGPDGGLWVVDMARFVIEHPRWIPEADLAKLDVRAGYDLGRLFRVRPADQPARSWPRLDRLDAAGLVAALDSPSGWQRDMAMQLLLWKPDPAAAAAALATLLREAKRPETRMQALCTLDCLGSLVTADLVRACSDEHAGVRRQAVRIAGLHSGTEPAMVETLAERVNDPDPQVQLELAVALGQSPSPAAAEALAKLAARSGATAHLQGAIASSLSAGNVVAVLKAALRDPAVTPTESLLRALVTTGIAALPEDQVAAIVGEVFPGNIEKEQAWQRPLAAVALESLDRRHLALSKLPESAQASITSVIDRALGTVKDLQRPEAERVAAIGVLGRIRDRQETDLKILAELLQPQHAPKVQAAAVAALARIDSRLVPQRLTERWSTLSPALRNQILDLLIGRAAWQSHLLAEIEQGRIAAAALDLPRRQLLLTGGNAEIATRAEKVLAGAVNADRQKVLNTYQPALALSGDAARGQAVFAKTCSVCHRLDSQGHAIGPDLAALSAKTPAFFLQEILDPNRNVDSRYVTYLAVTTEGQTHTGLLVAESASSITLQAQEDKRVTLLRADLDELASSGKSLMPEGFEKELDPQKVADLLAYLARSKPVRKTFPGNDPGVVQPAPNGTVSLPATKGEIYGEQIVFEAPFQNIGYWHGANDSVAWQVQFPQPADLDVWLDAACDPGAEGNRFAVLAGTTRVEGAMPSTGGWDRYRPVKAGTVSLAAGAQTVTVRPAGDAIRGALMDLRAVYLVPPGMNPPSMAEATPNAIPQSPVQLAEAILSDQTPKADRDRFVEASLPHADEVVAAMARGLGSDSTEEYRRIPWIWRVSIGAARQKDPQVLTRLLDASLPKMGEPLRDWQAVVLGGGIINGLSLEGRWPTEEISGWVKDREELRTRWNQAIALSFRMAEETAVRNGTRYDALRMVACGDWELARPLLAKYLGKGMNAELQMGAVSGLADCDSPAVPALLIEAFPGLTPKNRSLAIGALLRSDSRKAALVEALEKGTLKAEEIPAADRPAILSGLSGEQRSKVEQLLAPSSAK; translated from the coding sequence ATGAGTTTGATCGATGGACCGGCCGTGACCGGTCGCTGGCCGCGGTGCGCGGTCCTGGCGAGTCTGATCGTCGCCGGATGGATGTCGCTCGTGGGCCTCGCCGCGGCGGATGAGCCGACGACGGTCGCGGGGATCGCGGCGGCCGATATCACTCCTTCTTACCCGGTCCGGCTGAACGGGTTCCTCGTTAGGAAGTCCGAGTCGACCGGCGTCCGGCAGCGGATCTGGGCCAAGGCACTCGCTCTCGGGACGGACGAAGAGCGTCCGGTGGTCCTGATTACGACCGACTCCCTCGGCGTCTCGGACGAGATCGTCCAGGAGGTCGCGGGGCGGCTCAAACAGAAGGCCGGGATCGATCCCGCCCGCGTCTCGATCACGGCGACGCACACCCATTCGGCTCCGATGCTCAATGGCGTCGCCCCGAACATCTTCGGCGAGCCGATTCCCGACGACGCCCAGGCCCGGATCGACCGCTACACCACGGAGTTCAAGAATCATCTCGAAGGGGTCGCCCTCGCGGCGCTCAAGGACCGCCAGCCGGCGCGGCTGTCGTGGGGCATCGGGAAGGCGTCGTTTGCCATCAACCGCCGCGCGCGGGGCGGCGCCGGACCGGTCGACCACGACGTTCCGATGCTGGCTGTCCATGATCCTGCCGGGAAACTGCGGGGGATCTACGTCAACTACGCCTGCCACTGTGTCACGCTCTCCGACCCCCTGATCAGCGGCGACTGGGCGGGCTACGCGATGGAGCACATCGAGCGGCTTCATCCGGGGGCGCTTGCCCTCATCTCCGTCGGCTGCGGGGCCGACTCCAACCCCTCGTCCGGAGTAACCGGCAGCAACGCCGACGTCGCCTCGCAGCAGGGAGTCGAGATCGCGACGGCCGTCGACCGGCTCCTCGCCGGCCCACTGCGGCCGATCGCCGGCGTCCCGGAGGTTAAGACGACCCGCATCGACCTTGATCTTGCTCCGGTTCCGACTCGTGAGGAGTTCGTCCAGACCGGGATGCGGATGGACCCGACCGGCTACTTCGCCCGCGTCCAGGTCGCCAAGCTCGACCGCGGCGAGACGCTCCGGACAAAGATCAGTTACCCGATCACGACCTGGGCCTTCGGCGACGACCTGGCGATGGTCTTCCTGCCGGGCGAAGTCGTGGCGGAGTACGCGCTGCGGCTCAAGGCGGAGCTCGACGGCCGGCGGCTGTGGACGAACGCCTACGCCAACGCCGCCCCCTGCTACATCCCCAGCGAGCGGGTTCTCCAGCAGGGAGGCTACGAAGGGGGCGGGGCGATGATCTACTACGATCAGCCGAACAAATTCGCCCCCGGTCTCGAAGACAAGATCATCGGGACCGTCCGCAACCATCTCGACGCCGCCTTCGCTCCCCCGGTCGACCCAGCCAAGACCCAGGGAAGCCGGGCTCCCGCTCCCGAGGCAGCCCTCTTTGCTCTCAAGACGCTGCCCGGTCTGACGGTCGACCTCGTCGCCGCGGAGCCGTTCGTCACGTCGCCCGTCGCAATCGACTTCGGCCCGGACGGCCGGCTGTGGGTCTGCGAGATGTACGACTATCCGCAGGGACTCGACGGAAACTACCAGCCCGGCGGACGGGTCCGGATGCTGGAAGACCGCGACGGAGACGGCCACTTCGACAGCTCCTCGGTCTTCCTCGAAGGGATCCCGTTCCCGACCGGAGTGACGGTCTGGCGGAAGGGGGTCCTCGTTTGCGCTGCTCCGGACATCCTGTACGCCGAAGACACCAACGGTGATGGCAAAGCGGATGAAGTCCGCAAGCTGTTCAGCGGGTTCGGGACGGAGAACTTCCAGGCCCGCGTCAATAGCCTGGAGTACGGACTCGACGGCTGGGTCTACGGCTCGTGCGGCCTGTTCGGCGGCGAGATCACGAACTCGTTCGGCAAGCCGCCGGTCCGGCTCGGGAATCGCGATTTCCGGATGAAGCCCGACACGGGCGAGCTCGAGCCCGCCACCGGCCGGACGCAGCAGGGGCGTCCCCGCGACGACTGGGGGAACTGGTTTGGCTGCGACAACAGCAATTTCGCGAGGCACTACCCGCTCGCCGACCACGATCTCCGCCGCAACCCGCACGTCGCTCCTCCTGCCGCCTTCGTCTCCCTCCCGGCTGATGCCGAAGCGAACCGGGTCCACTCGGCGACCGACAAGGTGCAGCTCTTCAAGCTCTCCGGCCAGGGGGGCCGGGCGACGGCGGCGTGCGGCATCGGTGTGTATCGCGACGATCTCCTTGGCGATGCCTTCCGGGGAGACGTCTTTACGTGCGAACCGGTCAGCCTCGTCGTCCATCACCTGCACCTGAGCCCGCGCGGCGCCAGCTTCGCCGGTGAGCGTCCGGCCACGGAGCAGGGACGGGAGTTCCTGGCCTCCACGAACAACTGGTTCCGCCCGGTGCAGGCCCGCACGGGACCGGACGGCGGGCTGTGGGTCGTCGATATGGCCCGGTTCGTCATCGAGCATCCGCGGTGGATCCCGGAGGCGGACCTCGCCAAGCTCGACGTCCGCGCGGGGTACGACCTCGGCCGCCTCTTCCGCGTTCGCCCGGCGGACCAGCCGGCCCGAAGCTGGCCGCGTCTCGACCGGCTCGACGCCGCCGGACTCGTCGCGGCTCTCGACTCTCCGAGCGGCTGGCAGCGGGACATGGCGATGCAGCTTCTCCTGTGGAAGCCGGACCCGGCGGCGGCGGCGGCGGCGCTGGCGACTCTGCTCCGCGAGGCCAAACGTCCCGAAACGCGGATGCAGGCGCTCTGCACATTGGATTGCCTGGGCTCGCTGGTGACCGCTGATCTCGTCCGAGCCTGTTCCGACGAGCACGCCGGCGTTCGCCGACAGGCAGTCCGGATTGCCGGACTGCACTCCGGCACTGAGCCCGCGATGGTCGAAACGCTGGCCGAACGCGTGAACGATCCCGATCCGCAGGTCCAGCTCGAACTCGCGGTCGCGCTCGGACAGAGCCCGTCTCCCGCGGCGGCCGAAGCCCTGGCGAAGCTCGCGGCCCGCAGCGGTGCCACGGCGCATCTCCAGGGAGCGATTGCCAGCAGCCTGAGCGCCGGGAACGTCGTCGCGGTCCTGAAGGCGGCTCTCCGCGATCCCGCCGTGACGCCAACCGAATCGCTCCTGCGGGCGCTCGTGACCACCGGCATCGCAGCCCTCCCCGAAGATCAGGTCGCCGCGATCGTGGGCGAAGTGTTCCCCGGAAACATCGAGAAGGAACAGGCCTGGCAGCGTCCTCTGGCGGCGGTGGCGCTGGAGTCGCTCGACCGCCGCCATCTCGCCCTGTCGAAGCTCCCGGAATCGGCCCAGGCGAGCATCACCTCGGTCATCGACCGCGCCCTTGGCACGGTCAAGGATCTGCAACGTCCGGAAGCGGAGCGTGTCGCTGCCATTGGGGTGCTGGGACGCATCCGAGATCGCCAGGAGACCGACCTGAAGATCCTCGCCGAACTGCTGCAGCCGCAGCATGCGCCGAAGGTGCAGGCGGCTGCCGTCGCGGCGCTGGCCCGGATCGACTCTCGACTCGTCCCGCAGCGGCTCACCGAGCGCTGGTCCACGCTCTCTCCGGCGCTCCGGAACCAGATCCTTGATCTCCTCATCGGCCGCGCCGCGTGGCAGAGCCACCTGCTCGCCGAGATCGAACAGGGACGGATCGCCGCGGCCGCGCTCGATCTTCCCCGCCGGCAGCTCCTTCTCACCGGCGGCAACGCGGAGATCGCGACGCGCGCGGAAAAGGTCCTGGCGGGCGCGGTGAACGCCGACCGCCAGAAGGTCCTCAACACCTATCAGCCGGCCCTCGCGCTGTCCGGTGATGCCGCGCGCGGTCAGGCAGTCTTCGCGAAGACCTGCTCGGTCTGCCACCGCCTCGACAGCCAGGGGCACGCCATCGGTCCCGACCTCGCCGCTCTTTCGGCCAAGACCCCCGCGTTCTTCCTCCAGGAAATCCTCGACCCGAACCGGAACGTCGACAGCCGCTACGTCACCTACCTGGCGGTCACGACCGAAGGGCAGACGCACACTGGCCTCCTCGTCGCGGAGTCGGCATCGAGCATCACACTCCAGGCGCAGGAGGACAAGCGGGTCACGTTGTTGCGGGCCGATCTCGACGAGCTCGCCAGCAGCGGAAAATCGCTCATGCCGGAAGGCTTCGAGAAGGAGCTCGACCCGCAGAAGGTGGCCGACCTCCTGGCCTACCTCGCGCGGTCGAAGCCGGTTCGCAAGACCTTCCCCGGCAACGATCCCGGCGTGGTGCAGCCGGCCCCGAACGGGACCGTGTCGCTGCCGGCCACGAAGGGGGAGATTTACGGAGAACAGATCGTCTTCGAGGCCCCGTTCCAGAACATCGGCTACTGGCACGGAGCGAACGACTCCGTCGCCTGGCAGGTCCAGTTCCCCCAGCCCGCGGACCTCGATGTCTGGCTCGACGCCGCGTGCGATCCGGGGGCGGAAGGGAACCGGTTTGCCGTTCTTGCGGGAACGACACGCGTCGAAGGGGCGATGCCGTCGACCGGCGGCTGGGACCGCTACCGGCCGGTCAAGGCGGGAACGGTCTCGCTGGCCGCCGGGGCTCAGACCGTCACTGTCCGCCCCGCCGGCGACGCCATCCGCGGAGCCCTGATGGACCTGCGGGCCGTCTATCTCGTCCCGCCCGGAATGAATCCTCCCTCTATGGCGGAGGCGACGCCGAACGCGATCCCCCAGTCGCCGGTTCAGCTCGCTGAAGCGATCCTGAGCGACCAGACCCCCAAGGCCGACCGGGACCGCTTTGTTGAGGCGAGCCTGCCGCATGCGGACGAAGTCGTCGCCGCCATGGCCCGCGGGCTCGGGAGCGACAGCACCGAGGAGTACCGCCGTATCCCATGGATCTGGCGAGTCTCGATCGGCGCCGCGCGGCAGAAGGACCCGCAGGTCCTGACGCGGCTGCTCGACGCCTCGCTCCCCAAGATGGGCGAGCCGCTCCGTGACTGGCAGGCAGTCGTTCTTGGCGGGGGAATCATCAATGGCCTCAGTCTGGAAGGGCGATGGCCGACCGAGGAGATTTCCGGCTGGGTCAAAGACCGCGAAGAGTTGCGGACCCGCTGGAACCAGGCGATCGCCCTGTCGTTTCGCATGGCGGAGGAGACGGCGGTCCGGAACGGGACTCGGTATGATGCGCTCCGGATGGTCGCGTGTGGAGATTGGGAGCTGGCTCGTCCGCTCCTGGCGAAATACCTCGGCAAGGGGATGAACGCGGAGCTGCAGATGGGGGCTGTCAGCGGGCTCGCGGATTGCGATTCTCCCGCCGTTCCCGCGCTCCTGATCGAAGCGTTTCCCGGGCTGACGCCGAAAAACCGCTCACTGGCGATTGGTGCTCTGCTGCGGTCCGATTCGCGAAAGGCCGCGCTCGTGGAGGCGCTGGAGAAAGGGACGCTCAAGGCTGAAGAGATTCCCGCGGCCGATCGACCGGCGATTCTGTCAGGGCTGTCTGGTGAGCAGCGATCGAAGGTCGAACAGTTGTTGGCCCCTTCGTCGGCCAAATGA
- a CDS encoding enoyl-ACP reductase: MGFFDGKRGLIFGIANEYSIAYRITQQLHEQGAEMAFTHLPDKDPARPKNANKVKKLVDSMKTKFLMPCDVTKDADLDAVFAKAKEEFGTIDFVLHSIAFAPPADLVGPVYACSRDGFKLAMEISAYSMIALCGRSKDLMPSGGSILCLTYLGGEKVIPGYNLMGLCKSALESATEYCASELGPQGIRVNALSAGPVKTVSSQGVGEFDQMLKLYEAFSPMRRNVVPDEVGKSGMFLLSDMASAITGETLHVDCGYHVMGGPPHDAVGKLAPGAGA, translated from the coding sequence ATGGGATTCTTTGACGGCAAACGCGGGCTCATTTTCGGCATCGCCAACGAGTACTCGATCGCCTACCGCATCACCCAGCAGCTCCACGAGCAGGGGGCCGAAATGGCCTTCACCCACCTGCCCGACAAGGACCCCGCCCGCCCCAAGAATGCCAACAAGGTTAAGAAACTCGTCGACAGCATGAAGACGAAGTTCCTCATGCCGTGCGACGTCACGAAGGACGCCGACCTCGACGCCGTCTTCGCCAAGGCCAAGGAAGAGTTCGGGACGATCGACTTCGTTCTCCACAGCATCGCCTTCGCCCCGCCGGCCGACCTCGTCGGCCCCGTCTACGCCTGCAGCCGCGACGGCTTCAAGCTGGCGATGGAAATCAGCGCGTACAGCATGATCGCCCTCTGCGGCCGGTCGAAGGACCTGATGCCCAGCGGCGGCAGCATCCTCTGCCTGACGTACCTGGGCGGCGAAAAGGTCATCCCCGGCTACAACCTGATGGGACTCTGCAAGTCGGCTCTCGAGAGCGCCACCGAATACTGCGCCAGCGAGCTCGGACCGCAGGGGATCCGCGTCAACGCCCTCAGCGCCGGTCCGGTGAAGACCGTCAGCTCCCAGGGAGTCGGCGAGTTCGACCAGATGCTCAAGCTCTACGAAGCGTTCTCGCCGATGCGGCGGAACGTCGTTCCCGATGAAGTCGGCAAGTCGGGGATGTTCCTGCTCAGCGACATGGCCAGCGCGATCACGGGTGAGACGCTCCACGTCGACTGCGGCTACCACGTGATGGGTGGCCCGCCGCACGACGCCGTCGGCAAGCTCGCCCCGGGGGCGGGGGCCTGA